Genomic DNA from Nitratidesulfovibrio vulgaris str. Hildenborough:
GTAGTTCAGGTCGCACTCGGGGTCCGGCGTCTCATGGTTGATGGTGCCGGGAATGATGCCCCTGTGCAGGGTGAGCACGGTGAACACGCTTTCCAAACCGCCTGCTGCGCCCAGCAGATGGCCCGTCATCGACTTGTTGGCCGTGATGGCGATGTTGTAGGCGTGCTGACCGAAGACCTGCTTGATGGCGCGGGTTTCGCACAGGTCGTTGAGGTGGGTCGAGGTGGCGTGGGCGTTGATGTGGTCGACGGCTTCCACAGGTATGCCCGCTTCCCTCACGGCATTGCGCATCGCGAGCGCCATGCCATCCCCTGATTCGTGGGGGGCGGTCATGTGGTAGGCGTCACCCGACGCACCGAAGCCGACGACCTCGGCGTAGATGGTCGCACCGCGCGCCAGGGCCGAATCGAGCGATTCGAGCATCAGCATGCCGCTTCCCTCGCCGAGGACGAAGCCGTCACGTTCCTTGTCGAAGGGGCGTGACGCCTTCTCGGGCGAGTCGTTGTGCGCGGTGGAGAGTGCCTTCAGGGCGGTGAAGCCCGAGACACCCATGGGGGTGATGGTCGATTCGACGCCGCCGGTGATGGCTGCGTCGATACGTCCCAGCTTGATCTCGCTGAAGGCGTAGCCGATGGCATGGGTGGCAGACGCGCATGCGCTCGTCATGACCACGTTGGGGCCTCTGGCTCCTGTGAATATCGAAACCTGCCCCGGTGCCATGTTGGAGATGAGCATGGGGATCATGAACGGCGAGACCTTGT
This window encodes:
- the fabF gene encoding beta-ketoacyl-ACP synthase II, with amino-acid sequence MTGKRVVVTGLAALTPLGNDIETSWDNLVAGKSGIGPITRFDATEYASRIAGEVKDFDPEKFMPAKQARRMDRFVQFAVATGKMLVEHSGLVIDESNADRVGVLLGVGLGGLETIEVFHTKLMEAGPNKVSPFMIPMLISNMAPGQVSIFTGARGPNVVMTSACASATHAIGYAFSEIKLGRIDAAITGGVESTITPMGVSGFTALKALSTAHNDSPEKASRPFDKERDGFVLGEGSGMLMLESLDSALARGATIYAEVVGFGASGDAYHMTAPHESGDGMALAMRNAVREAGIPVEAVDHINAHATSTHLNDLCETRAIKQVFGQHAYNIAITANKSMTGHLLGAAGGLESVFTVLTLHRGIIPGTINHETPDPECDLNYMTEGSKEMQAHYALCNSFGFGGTNASLLFKRYED